One genomic segment of Corynebacterium durum includes these proteins:
- a CDS encoding PTS mannitol transporter subunit IICBA produces the protein MTTATAPEKKGGIRVAVQKLGTFLSSMIMPNIGAFIAWGIITAFFIPEGWTPNEYIGTLVSPMVTYLLPILIAYSGGRLVYEVRGGVVGAIATMGVIMGTSSPVFIGEDGSGSPMFLGAMICGPLAAWCMKKLDGLWAGKVRPGFEMLADNFSAGIFAALGAIGSMFLLTPVMNVFMTIAGNAVEFLVNNNVLFLTSVLIEPAKVLFLNNAINHGVLTPLATDQAVETGKSVLYLLEANPGPGLGVLLAYTFFGRGSARATAPGASIIHFFGGIHEIYFPYVLMKPALILAPICGGMTGVLIETISGAGLRSPAAPGSIIAILGATASDSYVGVIAGVTGAAIVSFLVASAILKFSKHTDDDLAAATARMEEMKGKKSSIGAALTGESTETPLISTIVFACDAGMGSSAMGASVLRNKIKDAGYGNDVSVVNSAINNLTDTYDLLVCHEDLFDRAKAPTPSAVHVTVDNFMASPRYDEIVDLIRSQREATAATATTEASTSSEGDDAAPTADKSEKKPLLVADNIVLAGTATTRYAAINEAGELLVKVGAVDESYIDAMHEREQSVSTFMGNGLAIPHGTNESKDAIKGSAISFIRYEEPVDWGGQSTYFVVGIAGADGSHLKVLSKIAKIFGRNESVEQLKNAATKEEILEIFGKVTE, from the coding sequence TTGACTACTGCAACTGCGCCCGAAAAGAAGGGCGGCATCCGCGTCGCCGTTCAGAAACTGGGCACATTCCTGTCGTCGATGATCATGCCCAACATCGGTGCGTTCATCGCTTGGGGCATCATCACAGCATTTTTCATTCCTGAGGGCTGGACTCCCAACGAGTACATTGGAACACTCGTCAGCCCAATGGTCACGTACCTCCTGCCAATCCTTATCGCCTACTCAGGCGGCCGCCTCGTCTATGAGGTTCGCGGTGGCGTTGTCGGCGCTATTGCCACCATGGGTGTCATCATGGGCACCTCCTCCCCCGTGTTTATCGGCGAGGATGGCTCCGGCTCACCTATGTTCCTCGGCGCCATGATCTGCGGCCCCCTCGCAGCATGGTGCATGAAGAAACTTGACGGGCTATGGGCAGGCAAGGTCCGCCCCGGCTTCGAGATGCTGGCGGATAACTTCTCCGCCGGCATTTTCGCAGCTTTGGGAGCCATCGGCTCCATGTTCCTGCTCACCCCGGTCATGAATGTCTTCATGACCATCGCAGGTAACGCTGTTGAATTCCTGGTCAATAACAATGTCCTGTTCCTGACTTCGGTTCTCATCGAACCAGCTAAGGTCTTGTTCCTCAACAACGCCATCAACCACGGCGTGCTCACCCCGCTAGCCACCGACCAGGCAGTGGAAACCGGAAAATCGGTCCTCTACCTGCTGGAAGCCAACCCCGGACCTGGTCTTGGTGTTCTTCTGGCCTACACTTTCTTTGGTCGCGGCAGCGCACGGGCCACCGCACCAGGTGCATCGATCATCCACTTCTTCGGTGGTATCCACGAAATCTACTTCCCGTACGTGCTGATGAAGCCCGCCCTCATTCTGGCCCCGATCTGCGGCGGCATGACCGGGGTGCTTATTGAAACCATCAGCGGCGCTGGCCTGCGCTCCCCCGCAGCCCCCGGCTCCATCATCGCCATCCTCGGCGCAACAGCCAGCGACTCCTATGTTGGCGTGATCGCCGGCGTCACTGGCGCAGCCATTGTTTCCTTCCTTGTCGCCTCGGCCATTTTGAAGTTCTCCAAGCACACCGACGATGACCTCGCCGCAGCCACCGCACGCATGGAGGAAATGAAGGGCAAGAAGTCCTCCATCGGAGCCGCCCTCACTGGTGAATCCACTGAGACCCCGCTCATTTCCACGATTGTTTTCGCCTGTGATGCCGGCATGGGTTCATCCGCCATGGGTGCCTCGGTGCTGCGCAACAAGATCAAAGACGCAGGCTACGGCAATGATGTGAGCGTAGTGAACTCCGCGATCAACAATCTCACCGACACCTACGACCTGCTGGTCTGCCATGAGGACCTGTTTGACCGCGCGAAGGCACCCACACCGTCTGCTGTACACGTGACCGTCGACAACTTCATGGCTTCCCCGCGCTACGACGAGATTGTGGACCTGATCCGCAGCCAGCGCGAAGCTACCGCAGCTACGGCGACCACCGAGGCGTCGACAAGCAGCGAAGGTGACGACGCCGCGCCTACCGCAGACAAGTCGGAAAAGAAACCGCTGCTGGTGGCCGATAATATCGTGCTCGCGGGAACCGCAACCACCCGCTACGCCGCCATTAATGAGGCCGGTGAACTGCTGGTCAAGGTCGGCGCGGTTGACGAATCCTACATTGATGCCATGCACGAGCGCGAGCAGTCCGTGTCCACCTTTATGGGCAATGGCCTGGCCATTCCGCACGGCACCAACGAGTCGAAGGACGCCATCAAGGGTTCTGCCATTTCCTTCATTCGTTACGAGGAACCCGTGGATTGGGGCGGGCAGTCCACCTACTTTGTGGTCGGTATCGCTGGTGCCGATGGATCCCACCTGAAGGTACTGTCCAAGATCGCCAAGATCTTCGGCCGCAACGAATCCGTTGAACAGTTGAAGAACGCAGCTACCAAAGAGGAGATCCTGGAGATCTTCGGAAAGGTGACCGAATGA
- a CDS encoding 3-isopropylmalate dehydrogenase, which produces MKLAVIGGDGIGPEVTAEALKVLNTVRNDIETTDYDLGARRYLKNGELLTDADLASLREHDAILLGAIGAPGDVPPGVLERGLLLKMRFALDHHVNLRPAKLYPTSTSPLANPGEIDFVVVREGTEGLYCGNGGTLREGTPHEVASEVSQNTRYGVERVVRDAFARAQARRKHLTLVHKTNVLVNAGGLWQRTVDEVATEFPEVTVDYNHIDAATIYMVTDPGRYDVIVTDNLFGDILTDLAGAVTGGIGLAASGNIDATNQNPSMFEPVHGSAPDIAGQGIADPTAAILSAAMLLRHLGDVDNAERIEAAVARDVATRGDAPIRTAEVGDRIAAALAG; this is translated from the coding sequence GTGAAACTCGCAGTGATTGGTGGCGACGGTATCGGCCCGGAAGTAACTGCAGAAGCCCTGAAGGTTCTGAACACGGTCCGCAACGACATTGAGACAACGGACTATGACCTGGGGGCGCGTCGTTACCTGAAAAACGGCGAGCTCCTCACCGACGCAGACCTTGCTTCCCTCCGCGAGCACGATGCCATCCTGCTGGGGGCCATCGGCGCGCCCGGCGATGTGCCGCCCGGCGTACTTGAGCGCGGTCTTTTGTTGAAAATGCGCTTTGCCCTGGATCATCACGTGAACCTGCGCCCCGCCAAGCTGTACCCCACCTCCACCTCACCGCTGGCCAATCCGGGCGAGATTGACTTTGTGGTGGTTCGCGAAGGCACGGAAGGCTTGTACTGCGGAAATGGCGGCACGCTGCGGGAAGGAACCCCCCACGAAGTCGCCTCGGAAGTGAGCCAGAACACCCGCTACGGCGTGGAGCGCGTGGTGCGTGACGCATTTGCCCGCGCGCAGGCCCGTCGTAAGCACCTCACCCTGGTGCACAAGACGAATGTGCTGGTCAACGCTGGTGGATTGTGGCAGCGCACCGTGGATGAGGTTGCCACAGAATTCCCTGAGGTGACCGTGGACTACAACCATATTGATGCGGCCACCATCTACATGGTCACTGACCCCGGCCGCTATGACGTGATTGTCACCGACAACCTTTTCGGTGACATTCTCACCGACCTTGCAGGTGCCGTCACTGGCGGCATCGGCCTCGCGGCCTCCGGGAACATTGACGCCACCAATCAGAATCCCTCCATGTTTGAGCCGGTGCACGGCTCGGCACCCGACATTGCTGGCCAGGGTATTGCGGACCCAACGGCCGCTATTCTTTCCGCCGCTATGCTCCTCCGCCACCTGGGGGACGTGGACAACGCCGAGCGCATTGAAGCCGCTGTTGCCCGCGACGTCGCAACGCGTGGCGACGCCCCGATCCGCACCGCAGAGGTCGGGGACAGGATCGCGGCAGCACTGGCCGGGTAG